Proteins from a genomic interval of Medicago truncatula cultivar Jemalong A17 chromosome 3, MtrunA17r5.0-ANR, whole genome shotgun sequence:
- the LOC120579630 gene encoding secreted RxLR effector protein 161-like gives MKLVLNEDEESVDPTLFKQIVGSLRYLCNSRLDIAYAVGIISRFMSEPRVSHLLAAKRVMRYIKGTLQYGILFPKCLNDSSMELMAYSDADWCGDKQDRKSTSGYLFKFLNAPISWCAKKQPVVALSTCESEYIAGCMTACQAV, from the coding sequence ATGAAACTGGTGttaaatgaagatgaagaatcaGTGGATCCTACATTGTTCAAGCAAATTGTAGGTTCACTGAGGTATCTATGCAATAGTAGGCTTGATATTGCATATGCAGTTGGTATAATCAGTAGATTCATGAGTGAACCAAGAGTATCTCACCTGCTAGCAGCCAAAAGGGTGATGAGATACATCAAAGGAACACTACAGTATGGTATTCTATTTCCTAAATGTTTGAATGATAGTTCTATGGAACTGATGGCATATTCTGATGCTGATTGGTGTGGAGACAAGCAGGATAGAAAGAGCACTTCAGGGTACCTATTTAAGTTCTTAAATGCTCCAATTTCATGGTGTGCTAAGAAACAACCAGTTGTAGCATTGTCAACCTgtgaatctgagtatattgcAGGATGTATGACAGCATGTCAGGCAGTATGA